Proteins encoded by one window of Cuniculiplasma divulgatum:
- a CDS encoding RNA-guided pseudouridylation complex pseudouridine synthase subunit Cbf5 → MKSQTKSIEWSFPMPEEGCFICIDKPKGPTSHQIDYWVRQITGVERVGHIGTLDPQATGLLVIALGKCVRLVDIAHEYPKEYIATLKLHADADELSIRKAFDHFKGEIYQLPPIKSAVARKLRTREIYDIEIMEIRNRDVLFKVKCQSGTYIRTLCVDIGYYLGTKGNMTDLRRLGTGPFREEMAITLQELSDRVEMAKAGKDHLLKSAMYQSNFLLSTFSKVIIKASTLKTIAHGSDLYPGGIKAIIGEPLAGERVALISESGQLVGTGKMVLSFNQISDTKIVDLDRVLIDPEPGNSVKIPVKQKEREIHLRSEVKQGSKERKFVNDRFSREKRTQRPNQWPERNNEKRNRNEYRDNFKDRRPVNRNRKKGRNDRKN, encoded by the coding sequence ATGAAATCGCAAACGAAATCTATAGAATGGTCTTTTCCAATGCCTGAAGAGGGCTGTTTTATATGTATAGATAAACCAAAGGGTCCAACAAGTCACCAGATTGACTACTGGGTAAGACAGATTACCGGTGTAGAAAGAGTTGGTCACATAGGAACTCTTGATCCGCAGGCTACTGGTCTACTGGTAATTGCACTGGGAAAATGTGTAAGACTTGTGGACATTGCCCATGAATATCCAAAGGAATATATAGCCACATTGAAGTTACATGCTGATGCTGACGAACTTTCCATACGAAAAGCATTTGATCATTTTAAGGGGGAAATATACCAGCTACCTCCTATAAAAAGTGCTGTAGCACGAAAACTCAGGACAAGGGAGATCTATGATATTGAAATAATGGAAATTAGGAACAGGGATGTACTTTTCAAGGTGAAATGCCAATCTGGGACATACATAAGGACACTGTGTGTGGATATAGGATATTATCTGGGAACCAAGGGGAATATGACAGACCTGAGAAGATTGGGAACTGGTCCTTTCAGGGAAGAAATGGCCATAACTCTTCAGGAGTTAAGTGATCGTGTTGAAATGGCAAAGGCAGGAAAGGATCATCTCCTTAAATCAGCTATGTACCAGTCAAACTTTCTCCTTTCAACATTCAGTAAGGTAATAATAAAAGCTTCAACACTTAAGACTATTGCCCATGGTTCCGATCTGTATCCTGGAGGGATCAAGGCAATAATAGGTGAACCTTTGGCAGGTGAAAGAGTTGCCCTCATTTCTGAGTCGGGACAGCTTGTGGGTACCGGAAAAATGGTATTATCATTCAATCAGATATCTGACACAAAGATAGTGGATCTAGATAGAGTTCTCATTGACCCGGAACCAGGAAACTCGGTAAAAATACCAGTCAAGCAAAAGGAAAGAGAGATTCATTTGAGGAGTGAGGTGAAGCAGGGATCAAAGGAAAGAAAATTTGTGAATGACAGATTTTCACGGGAGAAAAGAACACAGAGACCCAATCAATGGCCAGAACGCAATAATGAGAAAAGAAACAGAAACGAATACAGGGATAATTTTAAGGACAGGAGACCAGTTAACAGGAACAGAAAGAAGGGAAGAAATGACAGAAAGAACTAA
- the cmk gene encoding (d)CMP kinase: MRITVSGHIGSGKTTVSKILSDLTSYDVYSGGYFFRQMSEDMHVSLEEMNLMAEKDSRTDVTLNNMIRDFLRDHDDIIVESRLAGWISYSAGIPAFRVFLDASREVRIARVSIRENDRNMAEKVVMREESENFRFKEYFGFLMEDKSIYDVVIDTEKGSADEIANEIYRMVFSNA; the protein is encoded by the coding sequence ATGAGAATCACGGTCAGTGGTCATATAGGCAGTGGTAAGACAACCGTTTCTAAAATTTTATCCGATCTCACATCATATGACGTTTATTCAGGTGGGTATTTTTTCAGGCAAATGTCTGAAGATATGCATGTGAGTCTGGAAGAAATGAATTTAATGGCAGAAAAAGACAGCAGAACTGATGTTACCCTAAATAACATGATCAGGGATTTTCTGAGGGATCATGACGATATAATAGTTGAATCCAGACTTGCAGGCTGGATATCCTATTCAGCAGGCATTCCTGCATTCAGGGTCTTCCTTGATGCATCCAGAGAGGTGAGGATTGCCAGGGTAAGCATCAGAGAAAATGACAGAAACATGGCTGAAAAGGTAGTAATGCGGGAGGAATCTGAAAATTTCAGGTTCAAAGAATATTTTGGTTTCTTGATGGAAGATAAAAGCATATATGATGTTGTTATAGATACAGAGAAAGGAAGTGCTGATGAAATCGCAAACGAAATCTATAGAATGGTCTTTTCCAATGCCTGA
- a CDS encoding DUF106 domain-containing protein: MTEVKDPNMERMARQKEMQKKMLKFQGMYFLMFIFSIVIIYVTAIRDAIGGVFQFALGPLIGFNYSYPVLTIALSGILTGIVSGIPRYFFTDWLKIGKAQNRAQAFRKAQNEAFRANDRDKMNKLRKMQQESMMDQQMVQMSSTAPLIILSMFTLLIFVWLYFFLAHLSFPYVSFPWASNVNLNSVVGFFPSWIIISFISNMVVGYMITMIIKYIDFSYQLRKYEGMNPSEGLTVQ; the protein is encoded by the coding sequence ATGACAGAAGTAAAGGATCCAAATATGGAGAGAATGGCCAGACAGAAAGAGATGCAAAAGAAGATGCTAAAATTCCAGGGAATGTATTTCCTTATGTTCATTTTCAGTATCGTTATAATCTATGTTACTGCCATAAGAGATGCAATTGGAGGAGTGTTTCAGTTTGCACTTGGGCCGCTTATTGGATTCAATTACAGTTATCCGGTATTAACCATTGCGCTGTCAGGTATATTGACCGGGATAGTAAGTGGTATACCAAGATATTTCTTCACTGACTGGCTCAAGATAGGAAAGGCACAGAACAGGGCACAGGCATTCAGGAAGGCTCAGAATGAGGCATTCAGGGCAAACGACAGGGACAAGATGAATAAATTAAGAAAGATGCAGCAGGAAAGCATGATGGATCAACAAATGGTCCAGATGAGCAGCACTGCACCACTTATAATATTATCAATGTTTACACTGTTAATATTTGTCTGGCTATACTTCTTTCTGGCTCATCTTTCATTTCCCTATGTATCATTCCCATGGGCATCCAATGTAAATCTAAATTCAGTTGTAGGATTCTTCCCAAGCTGGATCATAATATCGTTCATTTCCAATATGGTTGTTGGGTATATGATTACAATGATCATAAAATACATAGATTTCTCATACCAGCTAAGAAAATATGAAGGAATGAATCCCTCTGAAGGATTGACAGTACAATGA
- a CDS encoding adenylate kinase, with protein MRVVIAGVAGVGKSTVLKSVEKLTSYDIINFGTLMFEMAKEIKLVESRDEIRKLSVDTQINLQKKAASAIGKIEDVIIDTHMAIKGPRGFLPGLPEWVIRELKVSAFFLLEAEPEEIRKRRNNDPSRTRDEETIEDITTHQSVNRSFAVSYSVYTGATVSFINNLPGLADQVAEKIVERLSK; from the coding sequence ATGAGAGTTGTAATTGCGGGTGTCGCGGGTGTTGGCAAGTCTACAGTACTGAAATCTGTAGAGAAGCTAACAAGCTACGATATCATCAATTTCGGAACACTCATGTTTGAAATGGCGAAGGAGATAAAACTTGTGGAATCAAGGGATGAGATCAGGAAGCTAAGTGTTGATACCCAGATCAATCTTCAAAAAAAGGCAGCATCCGCAATTGGAAAAATTGAGGATGTTATAATTGATACCCATATGGCCATAAAGGGTCCAAGAGGATTTTTACCAGGTTTGCCAGAATGGGTTATAAGAGAACTGAAGGTAAGCGCGTTCTTTCTTCTGGAAGCAGAGCCAGAAGAAATCAGGAAGAGGAGAAATAACGACCCAAGCAGAACCAGGGATGAGGAGACAATAGAGGATATAACAACACATCAATCTGTAAACAGGTCATTTGCAGTTTCATATTCAGTATATACGGGCGCAACAGTTTCCTTTATTAATAATCTTCCAGGCTTAGCTGATCAGGTCGCAGAAAAAATTGTAGAGAGGTTATCCAAATGA
- the secY gene encoding preprotein translocase subunit SecY: protein MSKQIERNKASSIPTIILYALVVVGFWYFSKLPLPQLLIAAVLLAPLFAILYLVLSYKGPKKSKLYGLENLTAKLPAVKKAKGHVQFKYKLLWTFVVVVLYFVLTNIYIYGLDQSKTVDVFASFRAIFAGAEGSLMDLGIGPIVTASIVMQLFAGAKIFNIDLTNSDDKAIYQGVQKLIVILMIFVEAIPQAFGYLVPDPALITSLNSMAPGYGYFLSESIIVAQLFFGSYLVFLMDELVSKYGIGSGISLFIAAGVSQQLFTGAFNWAPVNTSLPYALSTTAALNNPPVGTIPNIIYTSIFGSASYLQSSLGIPRLLFSPPNPIIALIGTLLIFFIVAFFQSSKVELPIAHERVRGARGRYPLQLFYASNIPVILATALLANVSMWTLLFWSSPALSHIPLLGHNPLLGSYLTPSAASALSVSSSQPTGGLAFYLYTPNGLADWLFPILQPAVYGPTVLFNHTAWEEVIHIVVFLGFMTGASILFAKFWIETTNMGPSAVAKQIISSGMQIPGFRRDPKVLERVLKKYIPVITVFSGAAVGLLAASADLIGTVGQTSGTGLLLAVGIVIQFYEAMGREQMMEMHPLIRQFFSGA from the coding sequence ATGAGCAAACAGATAGAGCGGAATAAAGCATCCAGTATCCCGACAATAATCCTATATGCTCTGGTTGTTGTCGGATTCTGGTATTTCAGTAAATTGCCCCTCCCCCAGTTATTAATAGCTGCGGTGCTGTTAGCTCCGTTATTTGCTATATTATATCTGGTTTTGAGTTATAAAGGACCAAAAAAGTCCAAGTTATATGGTCTGGAGAATTTGACCGCTAAACTACCCGCGGTCAAAAAAGCAAAGGGACATGTACAGTTCAAGTACAAGCTTCTGTGGACTTTCGTTGTCGTAGTTTTATATTTCGTTTTAACAAACATTTACATATACGGTCTTGACCAGAGTAAGACTGTGGACGTATTCGCATCTTTCAGGGCAATCTTCGCTGGCGCTGAAGGATCTCTTATGGATCTTGGAATAGGTCCAATTGTTACCGCAAGTATAGTTATGCAGCTATTCGCAGGTGCCAAGATTTTTAACATAGATCTCACAAACTCTGACGACAAGGCAATTTATCAGGGTGTACAGAAATTAATAGTTATACTGATGATATTTGTGGAAGCAATTCCACAGGCATTCGGATATCTTGTTCCAGATCCGGCTCTTATAACATCACTTAACAGCATGGCCCCGGGATACGGATATTTCCTTTCAGAATCCATAATAGTGGCTCAATTATTCTTTGGTTCCTATCTTGTATTCCTCATGGATGAACTTGTGTCCAAATATGGTATAGGATCTGGTATATCACTCTTCATTGCTGCAGGAGTATCGCAACAGCTATTTACCGGGGCTTTTAACTGGGCTCCTGTTAATACATCGCTGCCCTATGCTCTTTCTACAACCGCTGCCCTGAATAATCCACCAGTAGGAACAATACCAAATATAATATATACATCAATATTTGGTTCAGCTTCATATCTTCAGAGTTCTCTTGGTATTCCAAGACTTTTATTCTCACCACCTAATCCAATAATAGCACTGATAGGAACGCTGTTGATATTCTTCATTGTTGCCTTCTTCCAGAGTAGCAAGGTAGAGCTTCCCATAGCACACGAAAGGGTGAGGGGAGCCAGGGGAAGATATCCACTTCAGCTCTTTTATGCTTCAAACATACCCGTGATCCTGGCTACGGCCCTGCTGGCAAATGTATCAATGTGGACATTACTGTTCTGGAGTAGTCCCGCCTTGTCTCATATTCCACTGTTAGGACATAATCCGTTGCTGGGGTCATATCTAACACCCTCTGCGGCGTCAGCCCTTAGCGTGTCGTCATCCCAGCCAACCGGAGGACTGGCATTCTATCTTTATACTCCAAATGGGCTTGCTGATTGGCTATTCCCCATACTACAGCCAGCGGTATACGGTCCTACCGTGCTATTCAATCACACTGCATGGGAGGAGGTTATACATATCGTAGTCTTTCTGGGTTTCATGACTGGAGCAAGTATACTGTTCGCAAAGTTCTGGATAGAAACCACAAATATGGGTCCGTCTGCCGTTGCCAAACAGATTATTTCTTCTGGGATGCAGATTCCAGGTTTCAGACGGGATCCAAAGGTTCTTGAAAGGGTTCTTAAGAAATATATCCCTGTAATTACTGTATTCAGTGGAGCTGCTGTCGGTTTGCTTGCAGCATCAGCTGACCTGATTGGAACTGTAGGGCAAACGTCCGGAACAGGACTGTTGCTGGCTGTTGGTATAGTGATACAGTTCTATGAGGCAATGGGAAGGGAACAAATGATGGAAATGCATCCACTGATCAGGCAGTTCTTCTCGGGGGCGTAA
- a CDS encoding uL15 family ribosomal protein has product MVRTKTKKQRGGRYGRGFKSGRGKGKRGGSGLAGLGKHRTQLVIKFDPNHFGVHGFKSHKQGKLEIPITLKELAESMEILKSKGFVRDENGETVVDLKAAGYTKLLSTGDFRVKSKIIVPKTTERCINKLIVTGVSVEVDEQTDRAE; this is encoded by the coding sequence ATGGTAAGAACTAAGACAAAGAAACAGAGAGGAGGAAGATACGGAAGAGGTTTCAAATCCGGAAGAGGCAAAGGAAAGAGAGGAGGATCTGGGCTGGCAGGACTGGGTAAACACAGAACTCAGCTTGTAATAAAGTTTGATCCCAATCACTTTGGTGTCCATGGATTCAAGAGTCATAAACAGGGAAAGCTTGAGATACCAATTACCCTGAAGGAACTGGCTGAATCAATGGAAATACTCAAATCAAAGGGATTCGTCAGGGATGAAAATGGGGAAACCGTTGTTGATCTTAAGGCTGCTGGTTATACAAAGCTTCTCTCAACAGGAGATTTCAGGGTAAAATCAAAAATCATTGTGCCGAAAACAACCGAAAGATGCATAAATAAGCTTATCGTTACAGGGGTATCGGTAGAAGTAGATGAGCAAACAGATAGAGCGGAATAA
- a CDS encoding 50S ribosomal protein L30, producing the protein MLAVIRVRGTSGIRPQAAKTCSLMRLHHINHMALINESETLQGMLQTAKDYITWGEIDKETLIEVLKTRALLEGRKPLTEEYVKENMGIESFSHLAQELMEGKLKFLDIPGIIPVLRMHPPKGGYEYIRSQYKKDGTLGYRGSEINQLIRRMLIPGVKVDGKN; encoded by the coding sequence ATGCTGGCAGTAATTAGGGTTAGAGGAACATCAGGAATCAGGCCGCAGGCAGCTAAAACCTGTTCATTGATGAGGCTACATCATATAAATCACATGGCTCTTATTAACGAGTCAGAAACTCTTCAGGGAATGCTTCAGACTGCAAAGGATTACATAACCTGGGGGGAAATAGACAAGGAGACCCTGATAGAGGTGTTAAAAACAAGAGCACTACTGGAGGGACGAAAACCATTGACTGAAGAATATGTGAAGGAAAATATGGGAATAGAAAGTTTCAGTCATCTTGCACAGGAATTGATGGAAGGCAAACTAAAATTCTTAGACATACCGGGAATAATCCCAGTTCTAAGAATGCACCCACCAAAGGGAGGATATGAATACATCAGATCACAGTACAAGAAGGATGGAACACTTGGCTACAGGGGTTCAGAGATAAATCAACTAATAAGAAGAATGTTAATTCCGGGGGTAAAAGTAGATGGTAAGAACTAA
- a CDS encoding 30S ribosomal protein S5 codes for MEGEQWTPKTELGKLVASGEIKSMSEALKMKLPLREYQIVDILMPDLKDEIIYIERAQRMTDSGRRMNYSITAVVGNEDGFVGLGRGKAKEAAPAIRKAINNAKLNIVEIRRGCGSWECGCGRAHTVPFQVTGHVGSVTVRIKPSPQGVGRATGDVAKTILRMAGIEDAWGFAKGHTKTTVNYAEATFAALKQTIEMRINPSIALSTPIYKGSVANAGSN; via the coding sequence ATGGAAGGTGAACAGTGGACTCCGAAGACGGAACTGGGAAAGTTGGTAGCTTCAGGAGAAATTAAGTCAATGTCAGAAGCATTGAAAATGAAACTCCCATTGAGAGAGTATCAGATAGTCGATATACTGATGCCTGATCTGAAGGATGAAATAATTTATATTGAGAGAGCTCAAAGAATGACGGACTCAGGTAGAAGAATGAATTATTCAATAACTGCAGTCGTCGGTAATGAGGATGGTTTTGTGGGACTGGGTAGAGGAAAGGCTAAAGAAGCTGCGCCAGCCATAAGAAAGGCCATAAACAATGCAAAATTGAACATTGTAGAAATAAGAAGAGGCTGTGGTTCATGGGAATGCGGTTGCGGAAGAGCACATACAGTTCCATTCCAGGTAACAGGACATGTAGGTTCTGTTACAGTAAGAATAAAGCCTTCACCTCAGGGGGTAGGAAGAGCCACCGGGGATGTTGCAAAGACAATTTTGAGAATGGCAGGAATAGAGGATGCATGGGGATTTGCAAAGGGTCATACAAAGACTACTGTGAATTATGCTGAAGCCACATTCGCTGCATTGAAGCAGACCATAGAGATGAGGATAAACCCAAGCATTGCCTTGAGTACACCAATATATAAGGGGAGTGTTGCAAATGCTGGCAGTAATTAG
- a CDS encoding 50S ribosomal protein L18, with the protein MKTPTLLKRKKEGVTDYRKRLSLLKSESPRLVVRVSGKGFTAQVAEYDPDGDVIKGTVTSRVMEKIAGIKGNNTQSCYLAGYYLGKTVKKKDIDYAILDIGRFDLIKGGRISAVLKGFTDSGVEVPCSEEIFPSKERLEGKHVKHPVKLDEMKKKIDEKVN; encoded by the coding sequence ATGAAGACCCCAACATTATTAAAGAGAAAAAAAGAAGGAGTAACAGACTACAGGAAAAGACTAAGCCTTCTCAAATCTGAAAGTCCCAGACTGGTGGTCAGGGTTTCAGGTAAGGGATTCACTGCACAGGTTGCAGAATATGATCCAGATGGCGATGTGATAAAGGGAACCGTAACATCCAGGGTTATGGAAAAGATTGCAGGTATTAAAGGTAACAATACACAATCATGCTATCTGGCAGGATATTATCTTGGCAAGACCGTCAAGAAAAAGGACATAGACTATGCCATTCTGGACATAGGACGCTTCGACCTGATAAAGGGTGGGAGAATATCAGCAGTCCTTAAGGGATTTACAGATTCCGGTGTAGAAGTTCCGTGCTCAGAAGAAATATTTCCGTCCAAAGAGAGACTGGAAGGAAAGCACGTAAAACATCCTGTCAAACTGGATGAAATGAAAAAGAAGATTGATGAAAAGGTGAATTAA
- a CDS encoding 50S ribosomal protein L19e has protein sequence MRVETAKRIAADEYKSGVSRIWVDMDSLTLVQEAATREDVRNLMEKHVIQAKPKKGNSNARFKKRLKQLSKERRRGPGSVRGTRNARFPRKRRWIKTIRALRDELRTLKSENKIDAKTYRKYYRIVKGGTIKSRAQLRSQIRLAGLLGE, from the coding sequence ATGAGAGTAGAAACAGCTAAAAGGATAGCAGCTGATGAATATAAGTCAGGTGTATCAAGAATATGGGTAGATATGGATAGTCTAACTCTGGTACAGGAGGCAGCAACCAGAGAAGACGTGAGAAATCTCATGGAGAAACACGTAATTCAGGCCAAACCAAAGAAAGGTAACTCAAATGCAAGATTTAAGAAGAGACTAAAACAACTTTCCAAGGAAAGAAGAAGGGGCCCTGGATCTGTAAGAGGTACCAGGAACGCAAGATTTCCAAGAAAGAGAAGATGGATAAAGACAATTAGAGCGCTGAGGGATGAACTGAGAACTCTGAAAAGTGAGAACAAGATTGATGCTAAAACTTACAGAAAGTACTACAGAATTGTAAAGGGAGGCACTATCAAGTCCAGAGCACAGTTGAGATCACAGATAAGACTTGCAGGGTTGTTAGGTGAGTGA
- a CDS encoding 50S ribosomal protein L32e, whose product MSSSFKPNLSKDQKKLLKQKNEQARKRVEFRRQEWFRYKKFGEEYRKPRGYHSKMREHLARRPPVVDIGYRGPKAVRYLHPSGFMEVLVHNLKEIEGLNPEREAARISSTVGRKKREVLEGRADELGIRVLNRKVQ is encoded by the coding sequence ATGTCATCTTCATTTAAACCAAATCTGTCAAAAGATCAAAAGAAGTTGCTGAAACAGAAGAATGAACAGGCGAGAAAAAGAGTTGAATTCAGAAGACAGGAATGGTTCCGATACAAGAAGTTTGGTGAGGAATACAGAAAGCCAAGGGGTTACCACTCCAAAATGAGAGAACATCTCGCGAGAAGGCCACCTGTTGTTGATATAGGATACAGAGGACCAAAGGCTGTAAGGTATCTTCACCCATCCGGTTTCATGGAAGTTTTGGTGCATAACCTGAAGGAGATAGAAGGGCTCAATCCCGAAAGGGAAGCAGCAAGGATATCGTCCACAGTTGGAAGGAAGAAGAGGGAAGTCCTTGAGGGAAGAGCCGATGAGCTTGGAATCAGGGTGCTGAACAGGAAGGTGCAGTAA
- a CDS encoding 50S ribosomal protein L6, with amino-acid sequence MINWKESEKLKIPSGIKTEMKDGVLEVSGKLGKVTRNFADNYVRVLIKEGSVIIEKSKENRYTKAISGTWKSEVKNMFKGVQEGFTYTMKVDYTHFPTRVSVRGSVLLVENFLGERSPREAKIIGATKVAIKGDRITLTGIDRREIGETCSNIERSTKIRGFDLRIFQDGIFPIETEVEE; translated from the coding sequence ATGATTAATTGGAAAGAATCAGAAAAATTAAAAATACCATCCGGAATAAAAACAGAAATGAAGGATGGAGTTCTTGAAGTTTCAGGTAAACTTGGAAAGGTTACGAGAAACTTTGCTGATAACTATGTGAGAGTACTGATAAAGGAAGGTTCAGTTATCATAGAGAAATCAAAAGAGAACAGATATACTAAAGCCATTTCAGGCACCTGGAAATCAGAAGTGAAAAACATGTTCAAGGGGGTACAGGAAGGCTTCACATACACCATGAAAGTGGATTACACGCATTTCCCTACCAGGGTATCTGTAAGGGGCTCAGTGCTTCTTGTTGAGAATTTCCTTGGAGAAAGGAGCCCAAGAGAGGCAAAGATCATTGGAGCAACAAAGGTAGCCATCAAAGGGGACAGAATTACACTGACTGGAATAGACAGGAGAGAAATAGGTGAGACCTGTTCAAACATAGAAAGATCGACAAAGATTAGGGGGTTCGACCTGAGAATATTCCAGGATGGAATTTTCCCAATAGAAACGGAGGTTGAGGAATAA
- a CDS encoding 30S ribosomal protein S8: protein MRHDPLNDIINTIKNASSIGRREIEVGPAARMIGRVLKVMQDYNYITSFEVIEDGQGGKFKIHLNNTINNCGTIKPRYSVKKVNLDTFESRYLPAQDFGILIVTTTKGVMSHVEARKHGLGGKLLAYIY, encoded by the coding sequence ATGAGACATGATCCATTAAATGATATAATAAACACAATAAAGAACGCTTCAAGCATAGGCAGGAGAGAGATTGAAGTTGGCCCAGCAGCAAGGATGATCGGAAGAGTCCTCAAGGTTATGCAGGATTACAATTATATTACAAGCTTTGAGGTAATCGAGGATGGCCAGGGAGGCAAATTCAAGATACATCTAAATAACACAATCAATAACTGTGGTACAATAAAGCCGAGATACTCAGTAAAGAAAGTTAATCTTGATACATTCGAATCAAGATACCTACCAGCCCAGGATTTCGGTATTCTCATAGTGACGACCACAAAGGGTGTGATGAGCCACGTAGAAGCCAGAAAACACGGACTTGGAGGAAAACTCCTCGCTTACATATATTAG
- a CDS encoding 30S ribosomal protein S14: MTSLILRPTKKFGRVEGCVRCGRKRGMVRRYGIRMCRQCFRETAPAIGFKKYS; this comes from the coding sequence ATGACAAGTTTAATTCTTAGACCAACCAAGAAATTCGGTAGAGTTGAAGGTTGCGTAAGGTGTGGAAGAAAGAGAGGAATGGTTAGAAGATACGGAATCAGAATGTGCAGACAATGTTTCAGAGAAACAGCTCCCGCCATTGGATTTAAGAAATACAGTTGA
- a CDS encoding 50S ribosomal protein L5, translating to MKTDNPMREITIDKVVINIGVGQAGDRLNKAVKVIEMLTGHKPVLTTSKKTVREFNLRKGLTIGAKVTLRKADAEKFLKEALYAREYKFPHYSVDKQGNAYFGVSEYTDFKGMKYDPEIGIFGMDVAVVLKRRGGFRNSKRNIRKQNLSSKLFITKEETLKFLKEKFEVEVIN from the coding sequence GTGAAAACAGATAACCCCATGAGAGAAATCACCATAGACAAGGTAGTTATCAATATAGGTGTAGGACAGGCTGGTGACAGGCTGAACAAGGCCGTGAAAGTCATAGAAATGCTTACAGGTCATAAGCCGGTACTGACAACATCAAAAAAGACTGTAAGGGAATTTAATCTCAGAAAAGGTCTGACCATAGGTGCGAAAGTAACCCTGAGAAAGGCAGATGCAGAGAAATTCCTTAAGGAGGCACTGTATGCAAGGGAATACAAATTCCCACATTATTCTGTAGACAAACAGGGGAATGCATATTTTGGAGTTTCAGAATATACTGATTTCAAGGGAATGAAATATGACCCGGAAATTGGAATATTTGGAATGGATGTGGCTGTTGTACTGAAAAGAAGGGGTGGTTTCAGAAATTCCAAGAGAAACATCAGAAAACAGAACCTTTCATCAAAATTATTCATAACCAAAGAAGAAACGTTAAAGTTTCTCAAGGAAAAGTTTGAGGTAGAGGTGATTAATTAA
- a CDS encoding 30S ribosomal protein S4e: MINKTKRQMIPRVVKIPRKKYFWGATSMPGPHKRNASVPMLHVLRDYLSLGDKEREITRLLNNKFVMVDGKAIKEKKYPAGFMDLITIPELKKSYRILYDKLGRLTPVPEKEENSNVKPRKVLNKYTIKGGKTMIACHDGYTFISDNKGISTGDVVLYNVKDKKIDGTIKLQEGSKVFLTGGNHVGSIATVKSIEVSKSSQSNLISMEEGFATIEEYVFPIGNLKFNSTEFTGGESQ, from the coding sequence ATGATAAATAAAACTAAAAGGCAGATGATCCCAAGAGTTGTAAAAATTCCAAGGAAGAAGTATTTCTGGGGAGCAACTTCAATGCCCGGACCACACAAAAGGAATGCATCTGTACCGATGTTACATGTATTGAGAGATTACCTATCTCTTGGAGACAAGGAGAGAGAAATCACAAGACTACTAAATAATAAATTCGTGATGGTAGATGGAAAAGCAATTAAGGAAAAGAAATATCCTGCCGGCTTCATGGACCTTATCACGATACCAGAACTCAAGAAGAGTTACAGGATTCTTTACGATAAACTGGGAAGATTAACACCAGTTCCAGAGAAGGAAGAGAATTCAAACGTCAAACCAAGAAAGGTTCTAAACAAATACACCATTAAAGGGGGAAAGACGATGATTGCATGCCACGATGGATACACATTCATTAGTGATAACAAGGGCATATCCACGGGTGACGTGGTTCTCTACAATGTAAAGGATAAGAAGATTGATGGAACCATAAAACTTCAAGAAGGCTCAAAGGTTTTCCTCACAGGAGGAAATCACGTCGGATCAATAGCAACTGTGAAATCCATAGAGGTAAGTAAATCATCCCAGTCTAACCTTATTTCAATGGAAGAAGGATTTGCTACCATTGAGGAATATGTATTTCCTATAGGAAACCTCAAATTTAACAGTACAGAGTTCACTGGGGGTGAAAGCCAGTGA